In the genome of Rhodamnia argentea isolate NSW1041297 chromosome 3, ASM2092103v1, whole genome shotgun sequence, one region contains:
- the LOC115726562 gene encoding uncharacterized protein LOC115726562 isoform X2 has protein sequence MSRVYELYEKIFNFKQGDKSLGEYYSALKGMWEELNLYQPITTDLERLKTQRAEFQVAKFLSGLNTDLQLVKSQLLAGEQVPSMNEAFCRIQRIVSPSSTSSRDSSALLATSGGHGRGRFSNRGRGLLGGRGRVGGRSGRSYDRDSRRCTYRRKSGHTVDTCWAKHGKPEWAQRLAIANVVASEGSVGNVSSGDTNPSIQTGCSLSESSARDDPVTQLIKRVQQLEASSSSSTTTLARTGGWIRGYFSYTFLILVLCLTCSPTSSEFVIR, from the exons ATGTCTAGAGTCTATGAATtgtatgagaaaatattcaattttaaacaaggAGACAAATCTCTTGGAGAGTATTACAGTGCTTTGAAAGGCATGTGGGAAGAACTCAATCTTTATCAGCCCATCACTACTGATCTTGAGAGACTAAAGACACAAAGAGCTGAATTTCAAGTTGCTAAGTTTCTATCCGGGCTAAATACGGACTTGCAGCTCGTGAAGAGCCAGCTTCTTGCTGGAGAGCAAGTTCCTTCTATGAATGAAGCATTTTGTCGGATTCAGCGCATTGTCTCTCCATCTTCTACATCATCTAGAGATAGCTCAGCACTTTTGGCTACTAGTGGTGGTCATGGTCGTGGTAGATTTTCTAATAGAGGCCGTGGTTTATTGGGAGGTCGTGGCCGTGTTGGTGGACGTAGTGGACGGAGTTATGATCGAGACAGCCGTCGGTGTACATACCGTAGAAAATCTGGTCATACGGTTGACACTTGTTGGGCCAAGCACGGCAAGCCCGAGTGGGCTCAGCGATTAGCTATTGCAAATGTTGTTGCGTCCGAAGGGAGTGTTGGAAATGTGTCTTCCGGCGACACGAATCCATCTATCCAGACCGGGTGTAGTTTATCCGAGTCTTCGGCTCGAGATGATCCGGTTACACAACTTATCAAGCGAGTTCAGCAACTAGAGGCTTCCAGTTCCTCATCCACTACCACTCTTGCACGTA CGGGTGGTTGGATCAGGGGCTATTTCTCTTACACCTTCCTTATCCTTGTCCTCTGTCTTACATGTTCCCCAACTTCCTCTGAATTTGTTATCCGTTAG
- the LOC115726562 gene encoding uncharacterized protein LOC115726562 isoform X1, giving the protein MSRVYELYEKIFNFKQGDKSLGEYYSALKGMWEELNLYQPITTDLERLKTQRAEFQVAKFLSGLNTDLQLVKSQLLAGEQVPSMNEAFCRIQRIVSPSSTSSRDSSALLATSGGHGRGRFSNRGRGLLGGRGRVGGRSGRSYDRDSRRCTYRRKSGHTVDTCWAKHGKPEWAQRLAIANVVASEGSVGNVSSGDTNPSIQTGCSLSESSARDDPVTQLIKRVQQLEASSSSSTTTLARTGNMAFLSTLSPSTWVIDSGASSHMTGGWIRGYFSYTFLILVLCLTCSPTSSEFVIR; this is encoded by the exons ATGTCTAGAGTCTATGAATtgtatgagaaaatattcaattttaaacaaggAGACAAATCTCTTGGAGAGTATTACAGTGCTTTGAAAGGCATGTGGGAAGAACTCAATCTTTATCAGCCCATCACTACTGATCTTGAGAGACTAAAGACACAAAGAGCTGAATTTCAAGTTGCTAAGTTTCTATCCGGGCTAAATACGGACTTGCAGCTCGTGAAGAGCCAGCTTCTTGCTGGAGAGCAAGTTCCTTCTATGAATGAAGCATTTTGTCGGATTCAGCGCATTGTCTCTCCATCTTCTACATCATCTAGAGATAGCTCAGCACTTTTGGCTACTAGTGGTGGTCATGGTCGTGGTAGATTTTCTAATAGAGGCCGTGGTTTATTGGGAGGTCGTGGCCGTGTTGGTGGACGTAGTGGACGGAGTTATGATCGAGACAGCCGTCGGTGTACATACCGTAGAAAATCTGGTCATACGGTTGACACTTGTTGGGCCAAGCACGGCAAGCCCGAGTGGGCTCAGCGATTAGCTATTGCAAATGTTGTTGCGTCCGAAGGGAGTGTTGGAAATGTGTCTTCCGGCGACACGAATCCATCTATCCAGACCGGGTGTAGTTTATCCGAGTCTTCGGCTCGAGATGATCCGGTTACACAACTTATCAAGCGAGTTCAGCAACTAGAGGCTTCCAGTTCCTCATCCACTACCACTCTTGCACGTACGGGTAACATGGCCTTTCTCTCTACTCTGTCCCCTAGCACCTGGGTCATTGATTCGGGAGCTTCTAGTCATATGACGG GTGGTTGGATCAGGGGCTATTTCTCTTACACCTTCCTTATCCTTGTCCTCTGTCTTACATGTTCCCCAACTTCCTCTGAATTTGTTATCCGTTAG